GAGCCTGTTAACCCTTAGTTGGACATTTCATCAAGGCTTTCAAGGACACAAGCATATGAAATAGAAaaccaaaagaaaaacaaaaaacaaaaaaacaatgaagAATGAAACAAGGCAGGCAACAAAGCGGGATCTCTTCTCATTGTCTACAGAATTTGCACTTGATGATTTTCTTAAATGCACTTTGGAAATCTTTATTAAAATAAGCATATATGATGGGGTTAAGGAGAGAGTTTGAGTAGCCTAGCCAGTTTATAATGTCATACAGCAAGTGTGGCATATGGCAGGATTCACAAAAGGGCAAAACCAGGGCAACGATGAAGAAGGGTAACCAGCAGAAAATGAAGGTGCCCATGATAATACCTAAAGTTTTCACAGTTTTCCTCTCCCTGGCTAGTGCCATCTTCCTTTTGGCATCTGTGCTTTTGTCATTCTTCTTATCAAAGCATGGAGCAGATGAGGCTTCACTTGAGTGGTTTGGCAGTTCCAGGTGGTTTTTAGAGTTAACACACTGCTGGACTTCAATGATTTCCAGGGCAGCACCATCCTCCCCATGCCGGACTGCCCCATTCACACAAGTGGTTGGCTTGGGCTCTACACTTCTTTTCCAGTTTTTGCTGGGTTCTCCAATGCTTTTCCTCTGTATGGTGGATGGGGATACTGATAGAGAAGTATCAGCCACTTTCTTTTTTTCGGCTTTTTTAACAGTTTTCCGAATCCTGAATCTGGCTGCTTTAAATATCCTACCATATAGTATCAACATGAGGATCAGAGGGAtgtaaaatgcaccaaatgtGGAGTAGATGGTGTAACCAGGGTCTTCACTTATTTTGCAAGCATCAGGATCAGACCTGTCTTCAGATGTCCTCCAACCCAACATTGGTGGGATGGATATTGAAAACCCTATAGCCCATGTCAGACTAATAAGAATAGCAGCTCTTCTAGGAGTCCTTTTGTTTACATAGTCTATTGGATCTGTTATAGCCCAATATCTGTCCAAAGCTATAGCGCACagatgaagaatggaagaggtaCAACACAAAACGtctaaagaaataaaaatatcgCAGGTTACCTGTCCAAGAGTCCACTTGTTCAGTACTTGGTAAAGTGCTGCCATGGGTAACACCAAAACTGACACCATCAAGTCGGTGACTGCAAGAGAGCCTATGAGATAATTGGCCACAGTCTGCAGGTTCCTTTCCAAAGCTATGGCTGCAACCACACAGGCATTGCCAAAAATTGCACATAGTATCAGTGTCCCCAAGAAGAGAGAAGTGATGATCTGGTAGCTGAGGGCGATTTCATCAAACTTAGTACCATTCCTCTTCTCCAAAGAGTAGTCCGAAGAGGTAGTGTTATTAAATGCATCCATCCCAAAGCTTATGGAGAAGACCTGGTGGTCTTAACAGGGAGGGTTAGGACAAGACCAGGTGCAGAGGGTGTCCAGAGCTAATTCACTTTGGATGGAAGGATGCCTCCACTCCAGTTCTGCTTCTTTAAATCAGGCATAGTTTCAGAGGTGACGGATACCACTCCAATCTGCGTTTCTTGGTTCGGAGAATCATTGGTGACTGGAGAAGAGTTGAAGTGCACAGTGTGCAGGAGAGCAGAGGACGTCAGTGTTTATAGGGTGAGCTGGACACAGGACACATGGGTGCAAGAAGCTCTCTAGCAGATTAAATCCACCTCTCTCTCTTGATGCTGCTGCTTTCTCTGCTGCTCATAGCTCAAAAGAAGAATGAAAGGCAATTCAGTCACTATCTTGCCTCTAAATGAACTACAACAGCTTACAGTGGGAGTCTTTCCCCCTCACTGTGCTGGTATTGTATTTTAGTTCCTTTCATAAGGCGGAGCTCTTGAGATTGGCACTGGAGTTTTGCACTGGTGTGCTCTCTCTTCACATGTGATCGCTCATTGCTGGCACATCCTGAGCTCCTTAACTGCATCACTGACTCTCACTATATGATAGGAGCTAACATGCATAAAGGTTACACCTACAATATGCATCATGCTATAGAGTAAAACCTTCCGTATACTAGCTGCTGCTTGTATTTATTGCAATCCAGAGCACAACTAGTTAAAAGCTTGCATCTTTCAAAAAGAACTCATTGCAGAAGTCCTTATTCTGTGTCCCGTTAATGATCATTCTGGATATTAGGAATAACCTGCTTGATGATATTGATGAGCATTAAATGACATGAAG
This region of Eleutherodactylus coqui strain aEleCoq1 chromosome 5, aEleCoq1.hap1, whole genome shotgun sequence genomic DNA includes:
- the HTR1A gene encoding 5-hydroxytryptamine receptor 1A encodes the protein MDAFNNTTSSDYSLEKRNGTKFDEIALSYQIITSLFLGTLILCAIFGNACVVAAIALERNLQTVANYLIGSLAVTDLMVSVLVLPMAALYQVLNKWTLGQVTCDIFISLDVLCCTSSILHLCAIALDRYWAITDPIDYVNKRTPRRAAILISLTWAIGFSISIPPMLGWRTSEDRSDPDACKISEDPGYTIYSTFGAFYIPLILMLILYGRIFKAARFRIRKTVKKAEKKKVADTSLSVSPSTIQRKSIGEPSKNWKRSVEPKPTTCVNGAVRHGEDGAALEIIEVQQCVNSKNHLELPNHSSEASSAPCFDKKNDKSTDAKRKMALARERKTVKTLGIIMGTFIFCWLPFFIVALVLPFCESCHMPHLLYDIINWLGYSNSLLNPIIYAYFNKDFQSAFKKIIKCKFCRQ